A stretch of the Actinoalloteichus fjordicus genome encodes the following:
- a CDS encoding DUF1028 domain-containing protein, producing the protein MTFSLAAFDADTGAFGMVICSSSPAVAARCLNLRVGVGAAASQNVTDPRLGRELLDQLEAGRSASEAIDAVTTGRVDIEYRQLTVLDRTGHAAAYSGARSLGSHQHAVGPGAVAAGNMLASPATVTELLHGYLESEGAGLEDRLLSGLRAAMAAGGEEGPVHAAGLAVVTDVAWPVTDLRVDYADDPVTNLTTLWDRWRHQRDDYRLRALNPGAAPSYGVPGDR; encoded by the coding sequence ATGACCTTCTCCCTCGCGGCGTTCGACGCCGACACCGGCGCCTTCGGCATGGTGATCTGCTCGTCCTCCCCCGCCGTCGCCGCCCGCTGCCTGAACCTTCGAGTCGGGGTGGGCGCGGCGGCCTCGCAGAACGTCACCGATCCCCGGCTCGGCCGCGAGCTGCTGGACCAGCTTGAGGCGGGACGCTCCGCGTCCGAGGCGATCGACGCGGTGACCACCGGACGCGTCGACATCGAGTATCGGCAGCTCACCGTCCTGGATCGGACCGGTCACGCGGCGGCCTACTCGGGGGCACGATCGCTGGGCAGCCACCAGCATGCCGTCGGCCCGGGTGCCGTCGCCGCAGGAAACATGCTGGCGAGTCCGGCGACCGTCACCGAACTGCTGCACGGCTACCTGGAGTCCGAGGGGGCCGGGCTCGAGGACCGGCTGTTGTCGGGCCTGCGCGCCGCCATGGCCGCAGGCGGCGAGGAGGGCCCGGTGCACGCGGCCGGGTTGGCCGTGGTCACGGACGTGGCGTGGCCGGTCACCGACCTGCGGGTGGACTACGCCGACGACCCCGTGACCAACCTGACGACGCTGTGGGACCGGTGGCGGCACCAGCGGGACGACTACCGTCTGCGGGCGTTGAACCCCGGTGCGGCACCCTCCTATGGCGTGCCGGGCGACCGCTGA
- a CDS encoding 4-hydroxyphenylacetate 3-hydroxylase family protein produces the protein MIRTGDEYRDSIRQGREIWMDGERVDDVTVHPAFKPIVDLRARIYDMAHEEATQDVMSYVDPETGDRNCIANKLPFTRQDWQDKRQAVDRVLDEARGVITRVGDETIGEMWSLYDGQDVLNEVNPDFSENIRRHIRRAVTDDPFHISANTDPKGDRSKRPQDQDPDMLLHVVRETDNGIVVRGAKYETAAPYANQAFTKPTIANWGDSALSDYAVGFVMDMNSPGLRYICRTGFAGRRPAVDYPLANRVDEVEALVIFDDVEVPWENILFYRHTAAATFIRSTLHRYSAFPYVQRSVRMADLMIGAALWNVRQTGLERNPAVQEKLAQLACYREGINAHLTAAIANAEDSPGGLLMPNQSLLYAGRVWAQTQLPQMMHHARELCGGQICITPDAASFAEPGPGEWLDKYYSINDDWNSDDRRSLLAFARDLLNSDYAGHRLTFQLFAQAPPFAHYQAVYRNFDFDGPLDLVKKAAELSDNVLGSGAAR, from the coding sequence ATGATCCGCACCGGCGACGAATACCGGGACTCGATCCGGCAGGGTCGCGAGATCTGGATGGACGGGGAGCGTGTCGACGACGTGACCGTGCACCCCGCGTTCAAGCCGATCGTGGACCTGCGCGCCCGCATCTACGACATGGCGCACGAGGAGGCGACGCAGGACGTCATGTCCTATGTCGACCCCGAGACCGGCGACCGCAACTGCATCGCCAACAAGCTGCCGTTCACCCGGCAGGACTGGCAGGACAAGCGACAGGCCGTGGACCGGGTGCTCGACGAGGCGCGCGGCGTGATCACACGCGTCGGTGACGAGACCATCGGCGAGATGTGGTCGCTCTACGACGGACAGGACGTCCTCAACGAGGTCAACCCCGACTTCTCGGAGAACATCCGAAGGCACATCCGTCGCGCGGTGACCGACGACCCGTTCCACATCTCGGCGAACACCGATCCCAAGGGCGACCGCTCCAAGCGACCGCAGGACCAGGACCCGGACATGCTGCTGCACGTGGTCCGGGAGACCGACAACGGCATCGTGGTGCGGGGGGCCAAGTACGAGACGGCGGCGCCGTATGCCAATCAGGCCTTCACCAAGCCGACCATCGCCAACTGGGGTGACAGCGCGCTGTCGGACTACGCCGTCGGGTTCGTGATGGACATGAACTCGCCCGGCCTGCGGTACATCTGCCGGACCGGATTCGCGGGCCGCCGACCCGCCGTCGACTACCCGCTGGCCAACCGGGTCGACGAGGTCGAGGCGCTGGTGATCTTCGACGACGTCGAGGTGCCGTGGGAGAACATCCTGTTCTACCGGCACACCGCCGCCGCGACCTTCATCCGCAGCACCCTGCACCGCTACAGCGCCTTTCCCTACGTGCAGCGCAGCGTCCGCATGGCCGATCTGATGATCGGCGCGGCGCTGTGGAACGTGCGGCAGACCGGACTGGAGCGGAACCCCGCCGTGCAGGAGAAGCTCGCACAGCTCGCCTGCTACCGGGAGGGGATCAACGCTCACCTGACGGCGGCGATCGCCAACGCCGAGGACAGCCCCGGCGGCCTGCTGATGCCCAACCAGTCGCTGCTCTACGCCGGTCGGGTCTGGGCGCAGACCCAGCTCCCGCAGATGATGCACCACGCCCGAGAGCTGTGCGGCGGCCAGATCTGCATCACCCCCGACGCCGCGTCCTTCGCCGAGCCGGGTCCCGGTGAGTGGCTGGACAAGTACTACTCGATCAACGACGACTGGAACTCCGACGACCGTCGCAGTCTGCTCGCCTTCGCCCGTGACCTGCTGAACAGCGACTACGCCGGACATCGGCTGACGTTCCAGCTCTTCGCCCAGGCGCCGCCCTTCGCCCACTACCAGGCCGTCTACCGGAACTTCGACTTCGACGGGCCGCTGGACCTGGTCAAGAAGGCCGCCGAGCTGTCAGACAACGTGCTGGGGTCGGGGGCCGCCCGATGA
- a CDS encoding TRAP transporter substrate-binding protein, giving the protein MTVVSARLIRAVVPMSVGMLALSACATAAPSGPLEVSAESPLEIVLAVETTAGDPLADMLNLFADKLEAELGDQVEVTRHLGGAVGNETATLEALRAGTLDVVVVGSDISNLDPTFEIMEIPFLFSDRATVGEFLDGEFGTELSESLTESTGLRVLSFGENGFRHVTNNRRPIETPADLAGLKLRVPEVPARVTTFTRLGAVPTPMSINEIYISLDQGVLDGQENPLKVIDGFSFDEKQQYLSLTGHIYSPAYLTMNAELFTALPEDVRAVVQTAADEAAQESRDLGEAADAELITQFEAGGMTVNEIDTAAFRSAAEEIWTELQAGIPGDYAGRVLDAYAAE; this is encoded by the coding sequence GTGACTGTCGTCTCCGCCCGGTTGATCCGCGCCGTCGTGCCCATGAGCGTCGGAATGCTTGCCCTGAGTGCCTGCGCGACCGCAGCGCCGAGCGGACCGCTGGAGGTCAGCGCCGAGAGTCCGCTGGAGATCGTGCTGGCGGTCGAGACCACCGCAGGCGATCCGCTGGCCGACATGCTGAACCTCTTCGCCGACAAGCTGGAGGCGGAACTCGGGGACCAGGTCGAGGTCACTCGGCATCTCGGCGGCGCGGTCGGCAACGAGACGGCCACCCTCGAGGCGCTGCGGGCAGGCACTCTCGACGTCGTCGTGGTCGGTTCAGACATCAGCAACCTCGATCCGACCTTCGAGATCATGGAGATCCCGTTCCTGTTCTCCGATCGGGCGACCGTCGGCGAATTCCTGGACGGCGAGTTCGGCACCGAACTGAGTGAATCACTCACCGAGAGCACCGGCCTCCGAGTGCTCTCATTCGGTGAGAACGGATTCCGACACGTCACGAATAATCGGCGTCCGATCGAGACGCCCGCCGATCTGGCAGGCTTGAAACTCCGGGTGCCGGAGGTGCCCGCCAGGGTGACCACGTTCACGAGACTGGGCGCGGTGCCCACCCCGATGAGCATCAATGAGATCTACATCTCGCTCGATCAAGGGGTGCTGGACGGGCAGGAGAATCCCTTGAAGGTCATCGACGGCTTCTCCTTCGATGAGAAGCAGCAATACCTCTCGCTGACCGGACACATCTACAGCCCCGCCTATCTGACGATGAATGCCGAACTCTTCACCGCGCTGCCCGAGGACGTCCGCGCGGTCGTGCAGACCGCCGCCGACGAGGCCGCACAGGAGAGCCGGGACCTCGGCGAGGCGGCCGACGCGGAACTGATCACGCAGTTCGAGGCGGGGGGAATGACGGTCAACGAGATCGACACGGCGGCCTTCCGATCAGCGGCCGAGGAGATCTGGACCGAGTTGCAGGCGGGCATTCCCGGCGACTACGCGGGCCGGGTCCTCGACGCCTACGCCGCCGAGTGA
- a CDS encoding flavin reductase family protein, producing the protein MLTTDAPAETIAAAFSRAMGCSATPVTIVTTDGPAGRFGQTVSAMTKVSEAPPIAMICLHRRSPAVDAILRNGTFCVNVLADDQDAVADSFAGRPRAGAGRWDFDCAEWASSPQGGPRLVGALSALHCTVHRVTEIGSHRVFFGEVVDVARAQADPLVYLRRGYHRVAELDTAIGEPRSGPTSH; encoded by the coding sequence ATGCTGACGACCGATGCACCAGCGGAGACGATCGCGGCGGCGTTCTCCCGCGCGATGGGGTGCTCCGCGACGCCCGTGACGATCGTGACCACCGACGGACCCGCAGGCCGCTTCGGCCAGACCGTCAGTGCGATGACCAAGGTGTCGGAGGCCCCGCCGATCGCGATGATCTGCCTGCACCGCAGGAGCCCCGCCGTCGACGCGATCCTGCGCAACGGCACCTTCTGCGTGAACGTGCTCGCCGACGACCAGGATGCCGTCGCCGACAGCTTCGCGGGCAGACCCCGGGCGGGCGCGGGACGCTGGGACTTCGACTGCGCCGAGTGGGCGTCGAGTCCGCAGGGCGGCCCCCGGCTCGTCGGCGCGCTGTCCGCGCTGCACTGCACGGTCCACCGCGTCACGGAGATCGGCTCACACCGAGTCTTCTTCGGCGAGGTGGTCGACGTCGCCCGTGCTCAGGCCGACCCGCTGGTCTACCTCCGGCGCGGCTATCACCGAGTCGCCGAACTGGACACCGCGATCGGCGAGCCGCGCTCCGGGCCGACGTCGCACTGA
- a CDS encoding RidA family protein — protein MSVHRRIRPFNTRDTYPEQDLDNDLCQAVVAGDTVYVRGQIGQDLDTSATVGIGDVTAQTEQAMHNINLLLREAGSELSHIVKITVYLVDVRYRESVYRTVGRWLTGVFPVSTGIVVHALARPEWLVELDVTAVIPREDRA, from the coding sequence ATGAGCGTGCATCGACGAATCCGCCCGTTCAACACCCGCGACACCTATCCGGAGCAGGATCTCGACAACGATCTGTGCCAGGCGGTGGTGGCGGGCGACACGGTCTACGTGCGCGGCCAGATCGGCCAGGACCTCGACACCTCGGCCACCGTCGGAATCGGCGACGTCACCGCGCAGACCGAGCAGGCGATGCACAACATCAACCTGCTGCTGCGAGAGGCAGGCTCGGAACTGAGCCACATCGTCAAGATCACCGTGTACCTCGTGGACGTGCGTTATCGGGAGTCGGTGTACCGCACCGTCGGACGGTGGCTGACGGGCGTCTTCCCGGTCTCCACCGGAATCGTGGTGCACGCGCTGGCCCGGCCGGAGTGGCTGGTGGAACTCGACGTCACGGCCGTCATCCCCAGAGAGGATCGCGCATGA